The following are encoded together in the Bacteroidota bacterium genome:
- a CDS encoding S9 family peptidase, whose translation MNRTINTILTLTFLGLSLTSISQDKMFTLEDVTMFNRSLYPESISNLQWMGTSDYYSWIAHNKLVSSKAGSSRTDTILSANDINCALNKIEEDSIKRFPGIQWLGDNIFMFTHNHRVFLYDIRLKQLREINNFDDNAENTDIEENNFAVAYTLGNNLYIALEGRQIQVTKDENKHVVNGQTVHRNEFGINKGTFWSTKGNKLAFYSKDESMVADYPIVNIGKRIAEPEPIKYPMAGMTSEQVKLGIYDLATGKTVFVKTGEPADQYLTSISWSPDEKHIYIALLNRDQNHLKLNKYDAVTGDLVATLFEEQHEKYVEPENPMYFLHSRPGLFIWQSERDGFNHLYLYDTDGQLVDQLTDGDWVVTSLLGTDPKDRYVFFTATAESPLNNDIYSIDLKNREMKKLSPMNGTHNVLFNKNGKYLIDIFSDTTTARRYDIIDQKGKVLQTLLENKDPLKDYAMGTMDIFTIKSGNSDDLYCRLIKPANFDPGKKYPVIIYVYGGPHAQLVSNSWLGGAGLYLNFLAQQGYVVFTLDNHGSANRGLDFEQAVFRNLGTLEVEDQMKGVEFLRSLPYVDKERIGVDGWSYGGFMTISLLLKQPDDFKAGVAGGPVTDWRYYEVMYGERYMDTPDQNPDGYKEASLLNHAGKLKGNLLIIHGTSDPVVVWQHSLDLIQHFIQEGIQVDYFVYPGHGHGVGGRDRLHLNRMIFEYFQDHL comes from the coding sequence ATGAACCGGACTATCAACACAATTCTTACACTGACATTTTTGGGATTATCCCTAACATCCATCTCTCAGGATAAAATGTTTACCCTGGAAGATGTGACGATGTTCAACCGGAGTCTTTATCCTGAAAGCATTTCAAATCTGCAGTGGATGGGAACCAGCGATTATTATTCATGGATTGCGCATAATAAGCTGGTTTCTTCAAAGGCAGGTTCTTCCCGCACCGACACTATTCTATCTGCAAATGATATTAATTGTGCTCTCAATAAAATCGAGGAGGATTCTATAAAAAGATTTCCCGGTATCCAATGGCTTGGTGATAATATTTTCATGTTCACACACAATCATCGTGTATTCCTTTATGACATCAGACTAAAGCAATTGCGGGAAATAAACAACTTTGATGATAATGCAGAAAACACAGATATTGAAGAGAATAATTTTGCTGTAGCATACACTTTGGGCAATAATTTGTACATAGCCCTTGAAGGCAGGCAGATTCAGGTTACAAAAGATGAAAACAAGCATGTAGTGAACGGGCAAACGGTACATCGCAATGAATTTGGTATAAACAAAGGTACTTTTTGGTCTACGAAAGGCAATAAACTTGCCTTTTACAGCAAAGATGAGTCTATGGTAGCGGATTATCCCATAGTAAATATTGGTAAAAGGATTGCAGAGCCGGAACCCATAAAATATCCGATGGCCGGAATGACCAGCGAGCAGGTAAAACTCGGGATTTATGATCTTGCTACAGGGAAAACAGTTTTCGTTAAAACCGGAGAGCCCGCAGATCAATATCTTACAAGCATATCCTGGAGCCCTGATGAAAAGCATATATATATTGCTTTACTGAACCGGGATCAGAACCATTTAAAATTAAATAAATATGATGCCGTTACCGGTGACCTGGTAGCCACATTATTTGAGGAGCAACACGAAAAATATGTGGAACCCGAGAATCCAATGTATTTCCTGCATAGCCGACCTGGGCTTTTCATATGGCAGTCTGAAAGGGACGGATTTAATCATCTATACTTATATGATACAGATGGGCAATTGGTAGATCAGCTTACCGATGGTGATTGGGTGGTAACTTCATTGCTGGGGACGGATCCCAAAGACCGTTATGTTTTTTTTACAGCGACTGCTGAGAGTCCGTTGAACAATGATATTTACTCCATTGATTTGAAAAACAGGGAGATGAAAAAATTGTCGCCAATGAATGGGACACATAACGTACTTTTTAATAAGAACGGTAAGTATTTGATAGATATTTTCAGTGATACAACAACCGCCAGAAGGTATGATATTATTGATCAAAAAGGGAAAGTATTACAAACATTATTGGAGAATAAAGACCCTCTGAAGGATTATGCGATGGGTACAATGGATATTTTCACCATTAAATCGGGTAACAGCGATGATCTTTATTGTCGATTGATCAAACCGGCAAATTTTGATCCGGGTAAGAAGTATCCTGTAATTATTTATGTATATGGGGGGCCTCATGCACAACTCGTGAGCAATTCATGGCTTGGGGGAGCAGGCTTATATTTGAATTTTCTGGCACAGCAGGGTTATGTAGTCTTTACTTTGGATAATCACGGGTCTGCCAATCGCGGCCTTGATTTTGAGCAGGCTGTTTTCCGGAACCTTGGTACCCTTGAGGTAGAAGATCAGATGAAGGGGGTTGAATTTTTAAGGAGCTTGCCATATGTTGATAAAGAAAGGATAGGAGTTGATGGATGGAGTTATGGTGGGTTTATGACGATATCCCTTTTGCTCAAACAACCCGATGATTTCAAAGCTGGGGTAGCCGGTGGACCGGTTACCGACTGGAGGTATTATGAAGTTATGTACGGGGAAAGATATATGGATACTCCGGATCAAAACCCGGATGGATATAAGGAAGCAAGTCTGTTGAACCATGCCGGTAAATTAAAGGGGAACCTTCTGATCATTCACGGCACCTCAGATCCGGTGGTAGTATGGCAACACAGCCTCGACCTGATTCAACACTTCATCCAGGAGGGCATCCAGGTTGATTATTTTGTATATCCGGGACATGGGCACGGGGTAGGAGGGCGCGACAGGCTGCATCTCAATCGGATGATTTTTGAGTATTTTCAGGATCATCTTTAA